CCTATCGGAAGGGCATAAGAGTAATTCTGTTGCCAAGATACTTCATCAGCTAACATTTGACTGGCCATTTCAGAAGCTGGATGAAATTCTTCATTATTAAACTGAGCCATCAATTCAGCAGTAGTTGTATCAAACGTTATTGTATTTACATTCTTGCTTGAGAGTGATGATAAACATTTCTCTGAGCTCCTACTCAATCCAGATGAACGTGCACTTATCTCATTTGGTACAAAAACAATCTAAAAATACAActctataaaatatatatctcAATTTGGtctttctaaaaaataatacttACACCACTTGTTTTATTATCCActaaatgtaaattattttcattttgggAATTTATTTTATCAGAACATGCAGATTGACCTTGATTGCTACGTATTAAAGGCTGTACATTACTagacaaattttgaatattcacattattttctttgtttgtatctgtaaaaattataaatcatgTACATAACTTTCAAatagatataaaaatataatctcaaaaagaaaaatttaccgtATATAGGTGGTATACTCTTTAAATCACTACATCTTTGAAGTAATTTCCTAGCGAGTTCACGCTCTgtatcaaatttattttcaatttgtctCTCTGCATTTCCCATATCATTCCCTTCAGCTAAAACTACAAAATTGtactattaattaataatactgACATACTTTTTCACAAGAAAGAAATACGACTCACAGGAAGATATATTATCAAGTATACCAAGAGATGAATCAGATTTCTGTGTTACATCGCCCTTGTGTATCTCAGACTGTTTATACATGATTTCATTAACATTTTTCTCAAGGAACTTACTTTCCAACCTGGTAAAAAGTGTTTGGAAATTATCACCAATGTGATATTAATTAGGtaataacaaaaatacaaaatactacAGTTGAACAAATTTGATTTCCAGAAGTTCCAGATGAAAATAATCGttatttcaggaatggttaaaATATGTAGAATACCTAGAAGAAAAGAACTCACGTGTTTTTCCTTTGAACGGTCGAAGCTGCTTGCGGTTGTGGAGTATTTAATAAagtaacatcgataaaattcacccCCGTGGATTTGGATGGTGTAAACATCGTTAAATGCTTCGTTTATCGTGTAATTTCGGTGGGTGAAAATCACTCAAAAAGATAATGTACGCAAATAGAAAGTCCTGATCGACTTCTTAATTACTAAATGAACGGAACAAAGAAAAGACTGTATCATATTACCCTTAACGTATCCTTTGACAGTTGATCGATTTTAGcgttcaaatttgaaaatgttcCAAGATTATACGATCATAGAATAGAAACTCGTACTGTGCCAGACTAACAACTCGTATATGATAAACATAATGAAACTGCCATCTGGATTAAATGACACTGAAACGATTGCCATATACATACGTTATTAGACGCAGCACAATGGCACTTGTCATAGTACCATAAAAAAGGATGTTCAAATGTAAAGCTGCTGATTAATAGACGTGatgtttgaaaatgaaaatatttttataattatcatACACGACAAAAGGTCGATGacaaagaataattattctatGATCTGCAGTTAATTTTCTGTCCCATTAATAGGTTATGATTTCCTGTTGTTACTTCACTTTTACATACTTGTAAAAACTGAATTGAAGTTGTAACATATTGACAATACAATGGACAAGGAAATAACGACAATATCAGAACGAAAACGATTAAATTATAACAATAAGATTATATTGGCACCTATGGTGCGCATCAGCACACTTCCTATGCGCCTACTTGCGCTTGATTATGGTGCTGATATAGTTTACACAGAGGAACTCATAGACTGGAAGTTACTAAGATCATTTCGTCGTGTAAATGGTAACAAAATATCAATATTACAATGTTACAAGAAAGAATGTtacaagaaatttctttttagatGTTTTGAAAACAGTCGACTATATAGACAAAACAGATAGAACTGTAATTTTTCGGACCTGTGCTAAAGAACGAGATAAAGTGGTTTTACAAATTGGTACTTCTGATGCAATAAGAGCTCTAAAAGTTGCTAAACTGGTAGAACAGGATGTGTCTGGAATAGACCTCAATATGGGATGTCCAAAATTGTTTTCTATACTAGGGAAAATGGGAGCTGCTCTTTTACAGGATCCACAAACAGCAACAAACATTCTAAAAACATTAGTTGATAATTTGAGCATTCCAGTAACTTGTAAAATTCGTGTATTATCAGATCTAGATAAAACTTTGGAACTTTGTGACCTTTTGGCATCAACTGGTATATCAGCCATAGCAGTTCATGGACGAACTGTTAATGAAAGACCACAGCACACAAATCGCAATgaagttttaaaaaaaatttctgacAGACTTTCAATACCAGTTATAGCAAATGGAGGCTCaaaagaaatacagaaatatTCTGATATTTTTAAGTAATACTATACTTATTTTCTTCACTGATTATTactaatataatttatattttactatttctatagtttaaaaataattatttacagatTTAAAGAAGCAACAGGGTGTAGCAGTGTCATGCTTGCTCGTGCAGCTGAGTGGAATTGTTCAATATTTCGAAAAGAAGGTTTAATACCTATGGAAGATGTAATAAAAGCATATATAAAGTATGCTGTAGATTGTGACAATCCACCTTCAAACACCAAATACTGTGTACAAAATATCCTTCGTGAACAACAGGAGTCGGCActgggcaaaaaatttcttaattCTCAAACCATGGAACAAATATggtaagaattatatttttaaaataatacagtAGTTTCTTATTCACTgttatatgtataaaatttatGCAATTTTAGTGATGTGTGGAAATTAAGTGATTATTGTCGTTCAAAGAGGAAGGAATTTGAAGAAAAAGGCTTATTGGGCAGATCTCAAGTTTCTCCTATGAGAGACGAGGATAAAGAGGATGGAGAGCTGCCATCAAGTAAAAGGAAAATTTTGGAGGAAGAAGATGTAGTTCTGATGCATTGTGCATTTTTAAGAAATAATTATGTAACAGATCTTGAATTACCGAAAACCATACTACATAAGTGGACACAAACCCAAAGAAAAAAGATGCCACACTATGTTACACAACGAAAGGAAAAACTTTTCCGTTCTATCGTTACTGTCGATGGAAGGAAATTTGGTTCATCTTTTTGgtaaatggataaaaatatacaGTATTACATACATGTAAaatacacgttatattttagaTAATGTAATCTTCAgccttggaaatatttttagggagaaaaataaaaagtggGCAGAACAAGGTGCAGCATTAGTCTGTCTTTTGTCTTTAAGCCTAGTCAGCGAAAAGTCTCTTACTGTGAAAGACAATATCCATTCCTGATGTTGCTTGACTAAGAAATAGAAaagatttattacaatttaacaAAGCCAAATGTACTTTTGAAGATATTTTACATCAACATATGAAACacattcttatattttttttattggttCTGTTATCAATAAAAGGATTTTTCTGTTACAAAttcgtgtaatatttatatagtTCTCATTTAACAAAAATGTTACAATAACAGTAGTATATAGTAATGTATCATAATAATATGAGggcaaaataattttatccaataaaatttacataaatttattaaactgagataaaataaaaataataaattataattatttattcaattaatattagaaaatagaaatggaaatagaaatatattaaagaaatgcCTTTTGGAACCCAATTGCATACACGATTGCTTTCGCCCTCTATCACCCAAACGATGAGGCAGATAGAAAATCTGATATCTAATTATATTTGATGAATGTTATGTCATCTGTGTCAATCTGTGTGTGCAGCTGCAATAAGGTTACTAAGTATAACTAAAATTGCAAATATAATTAATGAACGTTAATAAATTGACATTAATACGAGTAAACACGTTTTAGTAAGCTTTAGTATCGGTAGAGAAAAATTTGTCATAAATTATTGATGAATAATGGGTCCGCCAAAGCGCTTCAAAAAAGATAACGGTACGAAATTAGTTTTCTTCTTAGAAAAGATTTTATAATTTCTAGTACAGAATTTTTGTATATTGACTACAACATTTCCTATAAACATTCGTAATTAAACAAAAGGTTATCTAGTACAAACATTGACAAAGATAAAGTATAAGCCTGTTGTTTACTTTTACAGACAGAGGTAAATGGAAAAAACGTAAAGAAGATCCTGAAGAGTATAATGATGATGACTCTTTAGATGATAATGAAGCAGAAGGTGTACCAGATGCAGCCAAAAATGATGTTGAAAAGCAAGATGAAACAGCATTGGAAGACGAATTTGGTGCAAAAGATTATCGTTCACAAATGATTTTGAAACCTGATTGCGCATCAAGACCACTTTGGGTGGTAAGATGTTAATCCTGAAGTACATCTTTTAACACAAACCCTTGTTTTTGAAAGATTATAATTACagtattatttaaatgaaaacCATTTATTTAGGCACCAAATGGACATATTTTTCTGGAATCTTTTTCACCTGTTTATAAACATGCTCATGATTTTTTAATTGCTATCTCAGAACCTGTATGTCGTCCAGAACATATTCACGAGGTAAAATTATCATGAATAATATTAAGTGTTtgtaaaatttgcaaaaaatgttaataatatgaCTCTTGATTCACAGTATAAACTAACTGCTTATTCTTTATATGCTGCTGTAAGCGTTGGTCTTCAAACACACGatattgtagaatatttaaaaagactCAGTAAGACTAGCATTCCTGATGGAATTATAGAGTTCATAAAATTGTGTACATTGTCATATGGCaaggtaaatatattaattaaagaGTATTgattattgtacaatattttgtagataaaaaaattaatatttaaacattttgttTTGATAACAGGTGAAATTGGTGTTGAAACacaataaatatttcgttgaatCTCCATATCCTGAGGTATTGCAAAAGTTATTAAAAGATCCAGTGATTCAAGAATGTCGTCTGAGAAAAAATGTAGAAGATGAGAAAGatgaaataattacaaatgttcaaagtaaaacaaaaattcctcaagtaatattactaatattattttcatattcctacaaaaattattcaataaaacACAATATCAGCTACTTGTGTTCCTTTCAGTTTGGAGCGAAAGCAGTAACTAATATTCCAGCTGTAACTACTAAAGTGACAGAAACGTCTAATGATCAAGTTTCAACAGAAACTGCTGCCGTTCCAGATGATATAACTACCTTTTATGATAAAATGGACAAAGAAGATGAAGATGAAGAAGAGGAACAAGAATTGAAAACTGTTAGTTTTGAAGTGAATCaggtatataatttttattttgcttagtgaaatataaatataattatcttCGAATTTCTATAACAAACTCTTGCTACAGGAAAAAATTGAAGTTATACAAAAGAGATGTATAGAACTGGAATATCCCTTGTTAGCAGAATATGATTTCCGTAATGATACTGTGAATCCAGATATAAAGTGAgtacaattattacaattatgcATGAtgttaagaaaaaaatgttcgtaAAAAATGCATATGTTATACTATTAGTATTGATTTAAAACCATCTGCTGTACTGAGACCTTATCAGGAAAAGAGTTTGAGGAAAATGTTTGGAAATGGACGTGCTAGGTCTGGTGTTATAGTTTTACCTTGTGGTAAGTAGTTGGTAGATCATCAGCAATGTATTTTTAATCAAAGAAATACTAACTTTCATATCTATAGGTGCTGGCAAAAGTTTAGTTGGAGTTACGGCTTGTTGTACAGTACGAAAACGTGCATTAGTTTTATGTAATTCCGGAGTATCGGTAGAGCAATGGAAACAACAGTTTAAGATGTGGTCAACTGCAGATGATTCAATGATTTGTCGATTTACAAGTGAAGCCAAAGATAAACCTATGGGATGTGGAATTTTAATTACTACATATTCTATGATTACACATACTCAAAAACGTTCATGGGAAGCTGAGCAAACTATGCGATGGCTTCAGGAACAAGAATGGGGAATCATGGTTTTGGATGGTAATCTATCTCTGCAGTATATTGAATTATTGTTTAGTTAAACTGATTAATATGTATTGTATTTTTAGAGGTACACACAATTCCTGCAAAAATGTTCAGAAGGGTTTTAACGATCGTTCAGTCTCACTGTAAATTGGGTTTAACTGCGACATTGTTGCGAGAAGACGACAAAATTGCTGATCTCAATTTTTTGATAGGACCTAAATTGTACGAAGCAAACTGGTTGGAATTGCAGAAAAGGGGCTTTATTGCGAGAGTACAGTGCGCTGAAGTTTGGTGTCCTATGACACCAGAATTTTACAGAGAATATCTTGGTTGTAAAATGAGTAAAAAGTTGGCAAGtagtaatttttcattaattcagTGTAATATAATTCTGAACAACTTTTGAAGAACTATTTACTTGTAGCTACTCTACGTGATGAATCCTAATAAATTTCGTTGTTGTCAATATTTAATACGATATCACGAAAGACGTGGCgacaaaactatcgttttctccGATAATGTTTTTGCTTTAAAACATTATGCCATTAAAATGAATAAACCGTATATTTATGGGCCAACTAGTCAAgtaagtataaataaatataccatTGATTGTCCAATAGATGAGACCCTGATAGTGTCAATTTTAGAGcgaacgaatacaaattttacaaaatttcaaatttaatactAAAGTAAACACAATATTCGTAAGTAAAGTGGCCGATACATCGTTTGATTTACCAGAAGCTAATGTTTTAATTCAAATATCTTCACATGGCGGTTCAAGACGACAAGAAGCACAACGATTGGGACGAATTTTGAGAGCTAAAAAGGGTATAAATCATTATTTATTAAGCAGAATACACCTTAAAACGCCATAACATCAAGCGGTTTTCTTATAGGAGCCATTGCAGAAGAATATAATGCATTTTTCTATACTTTGGTGTCACAAGATACAATGGAAATGAATTATTCAAGAAAGCGCCAACGGTTTCTTGTAAATCAAGGATATGCatataaagttattacaaaactTGCTGGAATGGATGAAGTATGTATTATTAGTTTTGTAATTTGACAATTATCCTATCAAAATGTTTCAGATCCTATTTTCTAAACTTTTAAAATAGGAACCAGACTTGATGTACGCAACGAGAGAAGAACAAGGTCATTTGTTACAACAAGTTTTATCTGCTAGCGATATGGATGCAGATGAAGAAAGAATACCTGGAGAAGGTCCAAGACCGGTAAATTTTGTATCATATTAATGGAGTATTATTCAAAAAAGTGCATTTTCATGCAATCAaggaattatatttattttattacgcgTTTTATACTACTAACATTATTATTTCAGATTATACGCAAAGCTGGCAATATGACATCGATGTCTGGTGCAGATGATGCAGTTTATTACGAATATAAGAAAGCTCCAAGTTCATCTACAGCAAATAAGCATCCTTTGTTTAAAAAGTTTAGGGCATAAATTGATTCAATAGTACGTGTATTTCACCTTTATTGTTATTTCAGTGACTGATTAAAATGTAATCTTTTATATGTTcacattttgtatatatttgatAAATGACGATGAATTAATCAATTGAAATTCTAattatatattgtttttttcGTATTGTCATTAATAAAGTTGTTTTTTTAGACCATGCTTTTCGAAAGCGACAACAATAACCATACCGTCTATATCAAGCACTTCATGCTTCTTAGTTCTCGGTAAACTTGATATGctcgtttgtaaatttttaaaattgaaaattgatctaTAAAAAAAGACAGATTCGTCAACAACCACCTGCTTCACCTTCAAGCATTGTAAACTATGTACGATTTACGTGGCAGGAATGCAATTTACGCAATTGTAAACCCACCAATCGATCGACTCAAGTAATGCGATAAAGATATTTCCAATAAATTTGTTAGCTCAAAGCATTAACAGTCTGTATGTACCTGCtgatataaatattcaaaagagTTTTTCTAAATGATATAAAATTGTTAAGGTTACgtacatatatttttcatatatatatttacagaaTAA
This window of the Ptiloglossa arizonensis isolate GNS036 chromosome 5, iyPtiAriz1_principal, whole genome shotgun sequence genome carries:
- the Dus2 gene encoding dihydrouridine synthase 2; this translates as MDKEITTISERKRLNYNNKIILAPMVRISTLPMRLLALDYGADIVYTEELIDWKLLRSFRRVNDVLKTVDYIDKTDRTVIFRTCAKERDKVVLQIGTSDAIRALKVAKLVEQDVSGIDLNMGCPKLFSILGKMGAALLQDPQTATNILKTLVDNLSIPVTCKIRVLSDLDKTLELCDLLASTGISAIAVHGRTVNERPQHTNRNEVLKKISDRLSIPVIANGGSKEIQKYSDIFKFKEATGCSSVMLARAAEWNCSIFRKEGLIPMEDVIKAYIKYAVDCDNPPSNTKYCVQNILREQQESALGKKFLNSQTMEQICDVWKLSDYCRSKRKEFEEKGLLGRSQVSPMRDEDKEDGELPSSKRKILEEEDVVLMHCAFLRNNYVTDLELPKTILHKWTQTQRKKMPHYVTQRKEKLFRSIVTVDGRKFGSSFWEKNKKWAEQGAALVCLLSLSLVSEKSLTVKDNIHS
- the Hay gene encoding ATP-dependent DNA helicase hay, with amino-acid sequence MGPPKRFKKDNDRGKWKKRKEDPEEYNDDDSLDDNEAEGVPDAAKNDVEKQDETALEDEFGAKDYRSQMILKPDCASRPLWVAPNGHIFLESFSPVYKHAHDFLIAISEPVCRPEHIHEYKLTAYSLYAAVSVGLQTHDIVEYLKRLSKTSIPDGIIEFIKLCTLSYGKVKLVLKHNKYFVESPYPEVLQKLLKDPVIQECRLRKNVEDEKDEIITNVQSKTKIPQFGAKAVTNIPAVTTKVTETSNDQVSTETAAVPDDITTFYDKMDKEDEDEEEEQELKTVSFEVNQEKIEVIQKRCIELEYPLLAEYDFRNDTVNPDINIDLKPSAVLRPYQEKSLRKMFGNGRARSGVIVLPCGAGKSLVGVTACCTVRKRALVLCNSGVSVEQWKQQFKMWSTADDSMICRFTSEAKDKPMGCGILITTYSMITHTQKRSWEAEQTMRWLQEQEWGIMVLDEVHTIPAKMFRRVLTIVQSHCKLGLTATLLREDDKIADLNFLIGPKLYEANWLELQKRGFIARVQCAEVWCPMTPEFYREYLGCKMSKKLLLYVMNPNKFRCCQYLIRYHERRGDKTIVFSDNVFALKHYAIKMNKPYIYGPTSQSERIQILQNFKFNTKVNTIFVSKVADTSFDLPEANVLIQISSHGGSRRQEAQRLGRILRAKKGAIAEEYNAFFYTLVSQDTMEMNYSRKRQRFLVNQGYAYKVITKLAGMDEEPDLMYATREEQGHLLQQVLSASDMDADEERIPGEGPRPIIRKAGNMTSMSGADDAVYYEYKKAPSSSTANKHPLFKKFRA